From the genome of Nitrososphaera sp., one region includes:
- a CDS encoding 4Fe-4S binding protein, translating into WLDTPGHASSEKKPFMKREKDCIFCLACENVCPPQAIKIFKKG; encoded by the coding sequence AATGGCTGGATACTCCCGGCCACGCGTCGTCGGAGAAAAAGCCGTTTATGAAGAGGGAGAAGGACTGCATATTCTGCCTGGCATGCGAGAACGTCTGCCCGCCTCAGGCAATCAAGATATTCAAGAAAGGATAG
- a CDS encoding pantetheine-phosphate adenylyltransferase, with protein MAQQFKVAATGGTFDEIHAGHIALLSKAFEVADHVIIGVSSDKFAAKRGKKLNHDYDTRVSNLKRLIAQKFGTPDYTIARLEGEFGPAVTTGHVDVLVASSETAVRGEELNATRKTRGLKPVAVISVDLVLAEDGNPISSTRIRRGEIDAQGKILKYSERPS; from the coding sequence ATGGCTCAGCAGTTCAAAGTTGCTGCCACCGGAGGCACCTTTGACGAGATTCATGCAGGCCACATTGCTCTTCTTTCAAAGGCCTTTGAAGTAGCAGACCACGTAATCATCGGAGTGTCAAGCGACAAGTTTGCAGCCAAGCGCGGCAAAAAGCTCAACCACGATTACGATACCAGAGTTTCAAACCTAAAGAGGCTGATAGCGCAGAAATTTGGTACCCCGGACTATACAATCGCAAGGCTGGAGGGCGAATTTGGGCCGGCCGTCACCACCGGGCACGTCGACGTCCTTGTCGCAAGCTCCGAAACCGCGGTTAGAGGCGAGGAGCTCAACGCGACAAGAAAAACCAGGGGCCTAAAGCCCGTCGCTGTCATATCAGTAGATCTTGTACTGGCGGAGGACGGCAACCCCATATCGTCGACGAGAATCCGGCGGGGCGAGATAGACGCACAGGGGAAAATCCTGAAATATTCAGAACGGCCATCGTGA
- the pstS gene encoding phosphate ABC transporter substrate-binding protein PstS, translated as MSKLSTKKASGFAAVFFLAAAAFAMTSMSAANAQVLAPSQLGQQSGSSVTINGAGATFPAPIINEWRLNYTKSNPSVNINYQPIGSGAGIKQLMAKTIDFGASDAPLSASQTSNFSAPVVHIPETIGSVVAAYNLPEFAHKGLNFTGAVLADIFQGKVKNWNDPEIKALNPTANLPNQPIVVVHRSDGSGTTFVWTSYLSKASTDWNTTVGHGTSVSWPTGLGENGNPGVANTVSSTPYAIGYVELAYALTSHLNYGFIKNAAGNFVEPTLNSTLAAVTAAATQLPAGNESWAHVSLLNATGSDSYPIATFTYLLVYKDMSTNINSIDKAKAVANFIQWIITNGQQISQTLSYVPLPSGVVQVDNATLHSLTYKGQPVLG; from the coding sequence ATGTCGAAACTCTCTACCAAAAAGGCATCCGGATTTGCAGCAGTCTTTTTTCTGGCTGCAGCGGCCTTTGCAATGACAAGCATGTCAGCGGCGAATGCCCAAGTTCTGGCGCCTTCACAACTAGGACAACAGAGCGGTTCCTCCGTTACCATCAACGGCGCAGGTGCAACGTTTCCTGCCCCGATTATCAACGAATGGAGGTTGAACTATACCAAGAGCAATCCTTCGGTCAACATCAACTACCAGCCGATTGGAAGCGGTGCTGGCATCAAGCAACTGATGGCAAAGACAATTGATTTCGGTGCATCAGATGCACCGTTGAGCGCTTCACAGACATCGAACTTTTCGGCACCAGTGGTGCACATTCCAGAAACGATAGGTTCAGTAGTTGCAGCATACAACTTGCCCGAGTTTGCACACAAGGGACTTAACTTCACAGGTGCTGTACTTGCCGACATTTTCCAGGGCAAGGTGAAGAACTGGAACGACCCGGAAATCAAGGCACTCAACCCGACTGCCAACCTGCCAAACCAGCCGATAGTAGTCGTCCACAGGTCTGACGGCTCTGGAACAACATTTGTCTGGACAAGTTACCTCTCGAAAGCAAGCACTGACTGGAACACGACTGTAGGCCACGGAACTTCCGTCTCATGGCCGACAGGCCTGGGTGAGAACGGTAATCCCGGCGTCGCCAACACGGTCTCTTCAACACCCTATGCCATCGGATATGTCGAGCTGGCTTATGCGCTGACCTCACATCTCAACTACGGCTTTATCAAAAATGCAGCCGGTAACTTTGTCGAGCCTACCCTAAATTCAACACTGGCCGCAGTCACGGCAGCCGCAACGCAACTTCCTGCAGGCAATGAGTCATGGGCCCACGTCTCGCTACTCAACGCGACGGGAAGCGATTCGTATCCAATCGCAACTTTCACCTATCTTCTTGTCTACAAGGACATGAGCACGAACATCAACAGCATAGACAAGGCAAAGGCGGTGGCGAACTTTATCCAGTGGATAATCACCAACGGCCAGCAGATCTCTCAGACGCTGTCATACGTGCCTCTGCCAAGTGGCGTCGTGCAGGTTGACAACGCGACACTGCACTCGCTGACTTACAAGGGCCAGCCTGTCCTAGGTTAA
- a CDS encoding response regulator — translation MIVAHDGDALATLEKELENQGFNVLVFTDPNKALQDLWKNPKIADLVVSDSRMENMTGFELARIVKEIREDLSVILTSAFEINSDEFDKVLPSTRIDGFLTKPFHVNQLIDVIRQLD, via the coding sequence ATGATTGTTGCCCACGACGGCGACGCATTAGCGACCCTTGAAAAAGAGCTGGAGAATCAGGGATTTAATGTCCTTGTCTTTACAGACCCCAATAAGGCATTGCAGGATCTGTGGAAAAATCCCAAGATTGCAGATCTGGTTGTCTCGGACTCTAGGATGGAGAATATGACAGGCTTTGAGCTTGCAAGAATAGTAAAGGAGATACGAGAAGACCTAAGTGTTATCCTGACCTCTGCATTCGAAATAAATAGTGACGAGTTTGACAAAGTACTGCCTTCCACACGCATTGACGGCTTTTTGACCAAGCCGTTCCACGTAAATCAGCTAATAGATGTGATACGCCAGCTTGATTAG